The sequence AACATACACGAAATCGGGGCCATTCGTCAAGATCGGAGCCGTGCTTCTCAAAGAGCTTTTCGGCCCGCCTCTTTTTCGATGATTCTCACGAAGTGGGACCTCAGAGAGGGAGCGCCCCCAAGGGCCGACGCGCCTTTTGAGCCATAACCGCGTCCGGGAGGATTTAGCAAACCTTTTGCTCTCAGCATCTGGGGTGCAGATACGGGGCTTGACGCTCGCCATCATGGGAGTTACCTTAGAACGGCCCGTCCATTGAGAATTCGAGCCGAATGGAGGTCGCACCATGTCGACGTTTACCCGATCGCTTGCCATGTTCATACGGCGAATCGCCCTTGGGATTACGATCCTCGCCCTGGCCTGTGCCATCCCATCGGGACTGGCGCGCGCCCAGACCGGCGTGAGCGCGGATCCAGCGCTCGCGCGGCTGGAGCGGGAGATCGCTCGTCTGGCGGAGATTGCCGGTGGGGTCGTCGGTGTCGCGGCGCTTCACCTAGAGAGTGGTCGGCGCGTGTCATTGAACGGGAAGGAACGTTTTCCGATGGCGAGCACGTACAAAGTCCCCATTGCCGTGCAGATCTTGACCAAGGTAGATCGGGGTGAACTGACCTTGGATCAACTGATCGCGGTGGAGCCGACCGATCTGAGCCCGGGCAGCGGCACGCTCTCGGACCTCTTCAACAAGCCGGGCGTAGCGCTCTCGGTGCGAAACCTTCTGGAACTGATGCTGCTCATCAGCGATAATACGGCGACCGACGTCCTCTTGCGATTGGCTGGGGGGCCCGAAACGGTCACGGCGCGCATGCGGGAGTTGGGGATCGAAGGCTTGCGGGTGGACCGCTCGACGAAACAGGTGATCGCCGATTGGATGGGGGTCGCTGAGCCCGTGCCATGGTCGTTGGAACGATTTCGGGAGCTGGCCCGTGCGGTCGCACCACAGGACCGAGAGGCAGCGGCGAAGCGCTTTGACATTGATCCGCGCGATACGACGACGCCCGAAGCGATGGTCGCACTGTTGGAGAAGGTCTTTCGCGGCCAGGCGCTCAAGCCGGAGACGACCGAACTGTTACTCGACATCATGCGGCGGTGCCGGACGGGCGAAGCGCGGTTGAAAGGGATGCTCCCGCCCGGAACTGGAGTCGCGCACAAGACGGGGACGATCGGAGGCACGACCAATGACGTGGGCATCCTGACCTTACCCGCCGATGCTGGGCATGTGGCCATCGCCGTATTCGTGAAATCCTCAGAGAAGGACGTGCCGACGCGTGAACGCGCGATCGCCGAGATCAGCCGAGCTGTTCATGATTTCTTCCTCTTCCATCCGGCGCCCGCGCGGTGAATGAGGCCTTGCCGAATCCCTTCGGCTCGGCTAAAATTTCACACGTCGTGAAATCAGGGGGATGGCCGAGGGAAGGCGACTCACGCCATCTCGACGATCCCCGAGGCCACATGTGGGAGCCGGCGTAGCTCAGCAGGTAGAGCAGACGATTCGTAATCGTCAGGTCATCGGTTCGAATCCGATCGCCGGCTCCAGCTTTTTTTCTCGACGCGGATGGCGAGTTCGTCGCGGAGACATTCCGCTGGCCCACGAACGTCGTCCCATATGGCGTGAGGACGAACGGTCATGAGCGAGACCGCGCGGCCGATCGTCGTCGTCAGCCGGTGCTTGGACCTCGAGGCCTGCCGGTACGACGGACAGGTCATTCCGAATGCCTTCATCCGGCGGCTCGCGGCGCACGTGACGCTCATTCCCGTGTGTCCAGAGGTCCAGATTGGTCTTGGTGTACCGCGCGAGCCCATCCGATTGATTCGACAGGGAGAAGACGTTCGAGCGATTCAAGCGGCGACGGGTCAGGACGTGACCGAACGGCTGGTGGGATTCGCTCAACGATTCCTCGATGCTCTGCCGGAAGTGGATGGCTTCATTCTGAAGAGCCGCTCGCCCTCTTGCGGGATTCGAGACACCAAGATCTTTCCATCGGCAGAGAGCGAGGTGGCACATGGGCGGGGAGCCGGGCTCTTCGCCGAGATGGTCATTCGACGATTCTCCGGTTTGGCCATCGAGGACGAAGGGCGGTTAAACGATGAAGCGATCCGCGATCACTTTTTGACGAAGCTCTTCACGTTCGCGCGCTTTCGTCAGGCCACGAAGGCCGCCTCAATAGCCGCGCTCGTGCATTTTCACGCGACGCATAAGTTCCTGCTGATGGCTCATAGCCAGAAGGAATTGCGCGCAATGGGGCGATTGGTCGCGAATGCCGCACATCGTCCCCTCTCGGACGTGCTCGCTGAATATCGTCACCATCTGCAGCAGGCTCTGCAGCGCGCGGCGCGTCGTCCGGCCTTGGTGAATGTCTTCCAACATGGGTTCGGGTACGTGTCGAAGCATCTGACGGCGAGAGAGAAGGCGTTGTTCCAGCAGACCCTAGAGAAGTATCGGCGCGGGCGGGTTCCGGTGAGCGCAGTCCTCTCGCTCTTGCGGGCGTGGATTGTGCGGTTCGAAAGCGATTATCTCCTCGCGCAAACGTTCTTCGAGCCGTATCCCGATGACTTGCGCGAGCCGCTCGATCCGCGCGTGGCCTGGGAATTGGGCATCCCCCTTGCCCGAAGCCGGCGACGGACGCTTGCTTGACATGGTCTCCGACCGTATGGTAGCCTTTCACCCCTTTGAAACGACATCGAGCGTGTGGCCATGGGCATGATCCACGCGCTGGCGCTGCAAGAGAACGTTCTGAAGCCGGATGCCACGGTTATCGTCATTTTCGTGACGACGTGGATTTTGGTGTGGGTGCTCGACCGGTTGCTCTTTCGTCCAGTCAATCAGATCTTGGATGAACGGGAGCGGCGCACGCGGGGGTATCGAGCGGAAGCCCGAGCGATGGAGGCTGAGAGTGCGCGCGAGCGAGCGGAGTACGAAGAAGCGGTGAAACGAGCGCGGGCGGAAGGGTATCAGCTCGTCGAGGCGCGGCGTCGGGAAGCGCTGGAGCGGCGGGAACAACTGTTGCGGACCGTTCGGGAGGAAGCGCGCGCCAGCGTCGAGCGAGCGCGTCGCGAGTTGGCCGAACAGGTGCAAGAGGCCAAGGGGTATCTCGAACAGGAAGCCGAAGAGCTAGCGCAAGAGATGGCGCGACAGGTGCTTGGCCGCCGCGCGGAGGAGGTCACTCGAATCCCCTCTTGACCCTATGGACATTTTCCTTCTGAACGTCATGAGCGAGGGCGGGATCAGTGGGCCGCTCGGCCTAGTGGGCACGGGACTTCCGCGCGTGGTGAACTTCCTGATCTTCGTCATTGCGCTCTACTACCTCCTGCGGAAGCCCGTGGGAGAATTCTTCCGCCACCGCGCGCAGACCATTGCCCGAGAATTGGAGGAAGCGCGGCGCGCGCGAGAGGCAGCGGCCCGCGAGCTGGAACAGACGCGCGCGCGCCTGGCCCGATTGGACGAGGAGGTGAGCGCCATTCGCGCGCGGGCTGAGCAAGAGGCTGAGGCCGAATACGAGCGCTTGTGGCGGGAGGCGCAAGCTGAGGCCGAGAAGATCCGAGCTCTGGCCGAGCGCGAGATCGAGATGGCCCGACGGGCAGCGGAATTGGAGTTGAAGACGTTTCTGGTCGAACACGCCATGGCTCGGGCGCGCGCGCTGATTCGCCAGCGATTGACGGAGGAGGACCATCGGCGTTTGGTCGCTCAGTTCGTCGAAGAATTGGCGGAGGTGCCGCGATGATTGCTCTCCGCATCGCACGCCGATATGCGCGCGCACTGGCCGACTACACGTTCCCTCGTCAAGAGCACGAGACGGTGCGGGAGGAACTCCACGCCCTCGCCGAGGTGTTTCGCCAAACGCCGTTGCTCTGCGACGTTTTCGCCAATCCGATCATCTCGCGGGTGCAAAAAGAACGCGTGCTGCAAACCCTGATCGAGCGAGCGAATCTCGGGCGCACGACGGCGACATTTCTGCACCTGCTTCTGAAGAACTATCGGCTGCAGCATCTGGAGGCGATCGCGCGCGCTTTCGCCGAGGAAGTGGATCGCCGATTGGGCATCCTCAACGTCGAAGTACGCACGGCGCGGCCGCTTCGGGAAGAAGAGCGCCAGGACTTGTATCGGCAATTGGAACGCTTGACCGGAAAGGTCATCCGCGCCCAGGAAGTCGTGGACGAGCGATTGCTCGGCGGCGTCCAGGCCCGTTTGGACAGCGAAGTCTACGACGGATCGTTGGCCTCTCGCCTGGAGGCCTTGCGGCGCCAGCTCTTGCTGTGACCGCCGCTTTGCGGGGAGGAAGGACGATGGAGAAGTTGAGAGCGGACGAGATCGTCGACATCATTCGCCAACAGATCGAGGGCTTCGACACGCGCGTCTCGCTGGAAGAGGTGGGGACCGTCATCAAGGCGGGCGATGGGATCGCCGAGATCTATGGCGTCGAAAAGGTGATGGCCGGCGAGCTGTTGGCCTTGCCGCATGACGTCTACGGATTGGCCCTCAATCTGGAGGAGGATAAGGTCGGAGCCGTCCTCTTCGGCGAGTACCACTTGATCAAAGAGGGGGACGAGGTGCGGCGGACGCGCCGCATCATGTCAGTGCCCGTCGGCGAAGCGCTCATCGGACGCGTCGTGGATCCGCTGGGACGCCCGCTTGATGGACGCGGACCGATCATCACGGACACGTATAATCCGATCGAGCGCCTGGCGCCGGGCGTTGTGGATCGGCAGCCGGTGAAGGAGCCGCTGCAGACGGGCATCAAGGCGATTGACGCCATGATCCCGATCGGGCGCGGCCAGCGCGAACTGATCATCGGAGATCGGCAGACGGGGAAGACAGCCATCGCCATTGATACGATCATCAATCAGAGGGGCAAGGACGTCGTGTGCATCTACGTTGCCATCGGGCAGAAGAAGTCCACGATCGCGCAGGTCGTCAAGACGCTCCACGACTATGGGGCGATGGAGTACACGATCGTCGTCTCGGCGGCTGCCTCCGATCCAGCGGCCATGCAATATCTGGCGCCGTATGCCGGATGCGCCATGGGCGAATACTTCCGCGATCGCGGGCAACACGCGCTGGTCGTCTACGACGATCTCTCCAAGCATGCGGCGGCCTATCGCGAGATCAGCCTTCTGTTGCGGCGTCCCCCTGGACGCGAAGCCTATCCCGGCGACGTCTTCTACTTGCACTCGCGGCTCCTGGAACGGGCGGCGAAATATAGCGACGAATTTGGTGGCGGATCGCTCACGGCCTTGCCGATCATCGAGACGCAACTGGGCGACGTCTCGGCCTACATTCCGACGAACGTCATCTCGATCACGGACGGACAGATCTATTTGGAGACGGACCTGTTCCACGCTGGGATTCGACCGGCGATTAACGTGGGCATCTCGGTCTCGCGCGTCGGCGGATCGGCGCAGATCAAGGCGATGAAGCAAGTGGCCGGGACGTTGCGTTTGGAGCTGGCGCAGTATCGCGAGCTGGCCGCTTTCGCTCAGTTCGGATCGGACTTGGACAAGGTGACCCTACAGCAGCTCAATCGCGGACGGAAGCTGACCGAGTTGCTCAAGCAAGACCAATACAAGCCGATGGACGTCGAGAAGCAGATCGTCTCCATCTGGGCGGGGACGAATGGCTATCTGGATGATCTGCCCGATGAGCTGGTGCGGCCTTTTGAGGAAGAGCTGCTGCAGTTTGTCGAGAACAGTCGCGCCGGGCTGCTGGAGAAGATTCGCACGCGAAAAGCGCTCGATGACGAAATCCTGACCGAGCTGCGGGAGACGGTGAGCGAATTCAAGGAGCGGTTCGTCGCGGCCCATGCCGTCGCGACGCGAGCGGCGTGAGGAGGGGGCGATGGCGAGCTTGCAAGACCTGCGGCGGCGCGTACGCGCCGTGCGGAACATGCAGCAAGTGACGCGCGCGATGAAGATGGTCTCGGCGGCTAAATTGCGTCGCGCGCAGGAGCGCGTCATCGCCGCCCGTCCGTACGCTCAGAGCATGACCGCCGTCCTGCAAGGGTTGGCCGAACGCGCCGAACAGTATCGGCATCCGCTTCTGGAGCCACGCCGCGAGGGTCAGATCCTGCTGGTCCTCATCACGGCCGACAAAGGTCTCTGCGGCGCGTACAACACCAACCTCATTCGCGCCGCACAAGCCTTCCTCGAACGCCACTCGGGCGCGCGAGTCGAATTGGTCTGCATCGGGCGCAAAGGACGCGATTTCTTCCGCCGTCATGGGGTTCCGATTCGCGCCGAATATACGGGCGTCACGGCCCGACAGGTCGAGCTGCCCATCGCTCGGGAGATCGCGCGATCACTCATCGCGGATTTCCTCGCTCCCGAGCCCTTGATCGAGAAGGTCGTGCTCCTCTACAACGAATTCAAATCCGCCGCGCGGCAACAGATCGTCGTCGAGCAACTTCTGCCCATCGCCCAATGGCCTCTGGATGGCGAACGGAAGCCGCGCGAGGTGTTCATTGATTACCTCTACGAGCAGCCCCCGGCCGAGATCTTCGACAGCCTGCTCCCGCGATACGTGGAGGCGCAGGTCTACCGTGCGCTCCTCGAAGCGACGGCCTCCGAGCACGGGGCCCGCATGATGGCGATGGATGCAGCGACGAAGAACGCCGAGGAGATGATCGCCTCGCTCACCCTGCAGATGAATCGCGTCCGACAGGCGACCATCACGAAGCAGATCATCGAAGTCGTCAGCGGCGCCGCCGCTTTGGAAGAGATGCTCCGATAGTTCCTGTGCCCGAGGCTGGCCTCACGCCCGCGGCAATTGCGAGATGTCGGCGAAGTAGTGGACGAACATCTTGATCCCCCCCGCCGTTTGCCGCCAATCGTAGTTCTCATTCGGCGCGTGATAGCCGTGCTCGGGTAGGCTCAACCCCAGGAAGAGGATCGGCGCGCGCAGGTATTCCTCCATGATCACGACGGCGCCGATCGAGCCCCCTTCGCGAGTGAAAGCCGGCTCCTTGCCGAAGGCGAACTTCATGGCGCGACGGGCGGCGTCGGCGTAAGGGCCAGTGAAAGGCCCGAGATAGGGACGCAAGGTCCCCGCTCGCCGGATCACGACGTCTGGGTTCTTCGACCGGATGAATTCGCTCACGAGGCGGAAGATCTTCTCCACATCTTGATCCGGCACCAAGCGCAGACTGATTTTCGCCTCGGCGCGCGGCGGGATGATCGTCTTGATCCCGGGCCCGCGATACCCTCCGACGATGCCATGCACTTCGAACGTCGGCTCGGCCATGATCCCGCGCACCACGCGTACGGGATCAGTCGTCCGGAGGGAAGTGAATTCGTGAACTCGCATGAACCGTCGCACATCGAACCCGGAAGCCAGATAGTTCTCCAACTCCCGGCGCGTCACTTTCCGCACGTCGTCGTAAAATCCCGGGATTTTCACGCGCCCGGTTCGCGGATCGTAGCACTCGCAGATGAGCTGACACAGCTCCCCAATGGGATTGCGCGCTGGCCCTCCCGTGACGCCCGAATGCGCATCCTTCTTGCCCGTCTCCAACGTCAACGTGAGCCCGAGGAGTCCCCGCAGCCCATACGGGACGGTCGGCCGATTTCGCGCGATCCAAATCGTGTCGGAGACGAGCACCGAGTCCGTGCGCAATTGCTTCCGCCTCTTCCGCATGAAATGCGCAAAGTTCGGGCTGCCGATCTCCTCCTCCAGCTCCCAGAGGAAATGGACGTTGAGCGGCACGCCGTTCTCCACGGCATAACGGACGGCCAAGAGCGCCGTCAGTGCCGGCCCTTTATCATCGGTCGTACCGCGACCGAAGTACCGCCCGTCTTCCCGGACGAAGGTGAATGGCGGCGTGCGCCATTCTTCGGGATCGGCCGGCTGCACATCGAGATGGTTGTAAATGGTCACCGTCGGATGCTTCGGATCGGTGATCAAGCGACCAAAGACGACAGGATGGCCTGGAGTGGGCACGATCTCCACCGTGGCCCCGAGCTCTCGGAGATACTCGGCGGCCAAACGTGCGCCGCGTTCGATATCGTCCTTGCGCTCAGGGTCCACACTCACGGTCGGGATCTCGACGAGCGCCGCGAGTTTCTCCTCGAACTCTTCTCGCACGCTCCGGATGTACGCGTCCAGCCCTCGAAAGAGTGCCGATGCCTTCTTCATAATCCCCTCCTCTTATGCGTTCCGTTCCCCCCACGCGAGATGTTTCGCGAAGAACTCGTCCAGAGGCGCCAACTCCTCCGACGAATGGATGACGCGGCCCTCCATGCCGCCGTCCACGAAGATCGCCTGACCGGAGATGAAGCGGGCGCATGTCTCCGAGCAAAGGAAGACGACCAATGGCGCGATGTCCTCCGGACGCGGAACCTCCCACGCGATGGCGCGCGTCTGAAACGACCGCTTCAAGACGTTTGGCTCGACGCCCTCCATCATTCCCGTGAGCGTCCATCCCGGCCCGACGATATTCACGGCCGCGTAGGGAGCGAGCTTCACGATCTCGTTCTTCAATGAGAGCATGAAGGCGTGCAGAGCCGACTTGGCCGCTGCATACGCGGCGTTATACGCTTCGCCGAATTTCGCGGCCGTCGAAGAGATGATGACGATGCGCCCGCTTCGCTGCCGCTCCACGATAGGGAGGAATTCGCGCACGCAATAGAAGACCGAGCGGGCGTTCACCCGAAACTCGAACTCCCAATCGTCGGTCGTCAGGTCCTTGATCGCGATCCCTTCGTGCGGCGAGGCGCCGGCGTTCGCGATCAAGAGATCGAGCCGACCGCGCCAACGCACGGCCTCGGCGAAGAGCTGCCGTACCTCGTCCTCGTGAGTGAGATCGGCGCCGAGCACCAAGCTCTCGCGCGGTAATTCCTGACGGAGCGCTTCGGCTCGATCTCGGCCCGTGTGATAGTGGATGATGACGTGCGCGCCCTCGGCTGCCAGAAGGCGCACGATCGCGCGTCCGATTCCTCCCGAGCCTCCCGTGACGAGCGCCACCTTATCAGTCAATCCGAGATCCATCTCCGTTCATCCCTCCACGTATGTCAGCCAATCCCCCGGTGCTTCCTTGCGCCCCGTCGCGATGGCGAAGAACTCTTCCTGCAGCCGCTTGGTGATTGGGCCGCGCTGACCCGTGCCGATCCGAATCCGATCAATCGAGCGGACGGGCGTGATCTCCGCCGCCGTCCCCGTGAAGAAGACCTCATCGGCGATGTACAGCATCTCGCGCGGGATCGTCGTCTCCTGCGTCTCGATGCCCAGCATCTGGCAGATTCGGAGCACCGTGTCGCGTGTGATCCCTGGCAGGATGGAAGAGCTGAGCGAAGGCGTCAACACCTTCCCGTCCAGGACGAGGAAGATATTCTGCCCGCTGCCCTCGCTCACATTTCCGTGGATGTCCAACGCGATCCCCTCGGCGAATCCGTTCACGAGCGCCTCCATCTTGATGAGCTGCGAGTTCATGTAATTGGCCGCCACCTTCGCCAGTGCGGGCAGCGTATTCGGCGCAATGCGCGCCCAGGTCGAAACGCACGCATCTACGCCCTCTTCGAGGGCCTTCTCGCCCAAATATCTCCCCCATATCCAGCAGGCGATATACGTCTCAACGGGACAGGGGAAAGGATTCACACCAAAGGCGCCGTAGCCGCGAAAGACAAGAGGCCGGATATAACATTCAGCGACCTCGTTGCGTCGCACCAGCTCCTTACATGCCGCCACCAGATCTTCCAGCGTGTAAGGGATTTCCATGCGATAGATGCGACAGGAACGCAACAGACGCTCCAAGTGCTCCCGCAGACGAAAGATCGCCGGACCGCGCGGGGTCGCGTAGCAACGAATCCCCTCGAAGACGACTGAAGCGTAGTTGAGCCCATGCGCCATGACATGGACCTTGGCCTCATCCCACGCGATGAACTCTCCATTATGCCAAATGTATCGCGTCAGTTGTTGCTGCATATCGTCCTCCCCTCACCGACTCCCCAACGCGCTTGGGAAGAGCGTCCGATATAACGAAAAACCGCCCCGGACAATCCGAGGGCGGTTTTTCTCCTCTCGCTCGCACAAGGCGCTCTT comes from Blastocatellia bacterium and encodes:
- the bla gene encoding class A beta-lactamase, yielding MSTFTRSLAMFIRRIALGITILALACAIPSGLARAQTGVSADPALARLEREIARLAEIAGGVVGVAALHLESGRRVSLNGKERFPMASTYKVPIAVQILTKVDRGELTLDQLIAVEPTDLSPGSGTLSDLFNKPGVALSVRNLLELMLLISDNTATDVLLRLAGGPETVTARMRELGIEGLRVDRSTKQVIADWMGVAEPVPWSLERFRELARAVAPQDREAAAKRFDIDPRDTTTPEAMVALLEKVFRGQALKPETTELLLDIMRRCRTGEARLKGMLPPGTGVAHKTGTIGGTTNDVGILTLPADAGHVAIAVFVKSSEKDVPTRERAIAEISRAVHDFFLFHPAPAR
- a CDS encoding DUF523 and DUF1722 domain-containing protein, encoding MSETARPIVVVSRCLDLEACRYDGQVIPNAFIRRLAAHVTLIPVCPEVQIGLGVPREPIRLIRQGEDVRAIQAATGQDVTERLVGFAQRFLDALPEVDGFILKSRSPSCGIRDTKIFPSAESEVAHGRGAGLFAEMVIRRFSGLAIEDEGRLNDEAIRDHFLTKLFTFARFRQATKAASIAALVHFHATHKFLLMAHSQKELRAMGRLVANAAHRPLSDVLAEYRHHLQQALQRAARRPALVNVFQHGFGYVSKHLTAREKALFQQTLEKYRRGRVPVSAVLSLLRAWIVRFESDYLLAQTFFEPYPDDLREPLDPRVAWELGIPLARSRRRTLA
- the atpH gene encoding ATP synthase F1 subunit delta, which produces MIALRIARRYARALADYTFPRQEHETVREELHALAEVFRQTPLLCDVFANPIISRVQKERVLQTLIERANLGRTTATFLHLLLKNYRLQHLEAIARAFAEEVDRRLGILNVEVRTARPLREEERQDLYRQLERLTGKVIRAQEVVDERLLGGVQARLDSEVYDGSLASRLEALRRQLLL
- the atpA gene encoding F0F1 ATP synthase subunit alpha — translated: MEKLRADEIVDIIRQQIEGFDTRVSLEEVGTVIKAGDGIAEIYGVEKVMAGELLALPHDVYGLALNLEEDKVGAVLFGEYHLIKEGDEVRRTRRIMSVPVGEALIGRVVDPLGRPLDGRGPIITDTYNPIERLAPGVVDRQPVKEPLQTGIKAIDAMIPIGRGQRELIIGDRQTGKTAIAIDTIINQRGKDVVCIYVAIGQKKSTIAQVVKTLHDYGAMEYTIVVSAAASDPAAMQYLAPYAGCAMGEYFRDRGQHALVVYDDLSKHAAAYREISLLLRRPPGREAYPGDVFYLHSRLLERAAKYSDEFGGGSLTALPIIETQLGDVSAYIPTNVISITDGQIYLETDLFHAGIRPAINVGISVSRVGGSAQIKAMKQVAGTLRLELAQYRELAAFAQFGSDLDKVTLQQLNRGRKLTELLKQDQYKPMDVEKQIVSIWAGTNGYLDDLPDELVRPFEEELLQFVENSRAGLLEKIRTRKALDDEILTELRETVSEFKERFVAAHAVATRAA
- the atpG gene encoding ATP synthase F1 subunit gamma, whose amino-acid sequence is MASLQDLRRRVRAVRNMQQVTRAMKMVSAAKLRRAQERVIAARPYAQSMTAVLQGLAERAEQYRHPLLEPRREGQILLVLITADKGLCGAYNTNLIRAAQAFLERHSGARVELVCIGRKGRDFFRRHGVPIRAEYTGVTARQVELPIAREIARSLIADFLAPEPLIEKVVLLYNEFKSAARQQIVVEQLLPIAQWPLDGERKPREVFIDYLYEQPPAEIFDSLLPRYVEAQVYRALLEATASEHGARMMAMDAATKNAEEMIASLTLQMNRVRQATITKQIIEVVSGAAALEEMLR
- a CDS encoding M20/M25/M40 family metallo-hydrolase, producing MKKASALFRGLDAYIRSVREEFEEKLAALVEIPTVSVDPERKDDIERGARLAAEYLRELGATVEIVPTPGHPVVFGRLITDPKHPTVTIYNHLDVQPADPEEWRTPPFTFVREDGRYFGRGTTDDKGPALTALLAVRYAVENGVPLNVHFLWELEEEIGSPNFAHFMRKRRKQLRTDSVLVSDTIWIARNRPTVPYGLRGLLGLTLTLETGKKDAHSGVTGGPARNPIGELCQLICECYDPRTGRVKIPGFYDDVRKVTRRELENYLASGFDVRRFMRVHEFTSLRTTDPVRVVRGIMAEPTFEVHGIVGGYRGPGIKTIIPPRAEAKISLRLVPDQDVEKIFRLVSEFIRSKNPDVVIRRAGTLRPYLGPFTGPYADAARRAMKFAFGKEPAFTREGGSIGAVVIMEEYLRAPILFLGLSLPEHGYHAPNENYDWRQTAGGIKMFVHYFADISQLPRA
- a CDS encoding SDR family oxidoreductase gives rise to the protein MDLGLTDKVALVTGGSGGIGRAIVRLLAAEGAHVIIHYHTGRDRAEALRQELPRESLVLGADLTHEDEVRQLFAEAVRWRGRLDLLIANAGASPHEGIAIKDLTTDDWEFEFRVNARSVFYCVREFLPIVERQRSGRIVIISSTAAKFGEAYNAAYAAAKSALHAFMLSLKNEIVKLAPYAAVNIVGPGWTLTGMMEGVEPNVLKRSFQTRAIAWEVPRPEDIAPLVVFLCSETCARFISGQAIFVDGGMEGRVIHSSEELAPLDEFFAKHLAWGERNA
- a CDS encoding branched-chain amino acid transaminase — protein: MQQQLTRYIWHNGEFIAWDEAKVHVMAHGLNYASVVFEGIRCYATPRGPAIFRLREHLERLLRSCRIYRMEIPYTLEDLVAACKELVRRNEVAECYIRPLVFRGYGAFGVNPFPCPVETYIACWIWGRYLGEKALEEGVDACVSTWARIAPNTLPALAKVAANYMNSQLIKMEALVNGFAEGIALDIHGNVSEGSGQNIFLVLDGKVLTPSLSSSILPGITRDTVLRICQMLGIETQETTIPREMLYIADEVFFTGTAAEITPVRSIDRIRIGTGQRGPITKRLQEEFFAIATGRKEAPGDWLTYVEG